TTACCGAAATGCTTGTCAATTAGGGCACAACATTCTGTGTGTCATCCGGGTCTACCGAAACCAAAAGAAGAATTAAATTTAATTCCGTGAGTAGTGTTTTTTCAAAGTGCAAAATCGCCAATAAATTGTTTGCCATCAGAATTTTCTTCAAATTCCATTTTATCTAGATTTTGATTTGAAACTTCACCGTAGTATTTTTCATTATTCTTAATGCTAAATCAAACATTACCATTCTCATCTTTATAAGCTGATTTATTCTTGATTATTTTATTTATATATGAGTCAATAACATCTAGATTGTCTGTAACTTTTTCAATATGTGTGATTGTATCCACATTTAAATTTTTAAGTAAGTCAAGATAGTAAGATGTATAAAATTCACTAATTTCTTTTTCACTTTTGTTTAACTCTGCAGCTTTATTAATAATTTTGTCGTCGATATCAGTTATATTATGAATAAATTGGAATGGTTTATTATTTGCTCTGTAACCCTTTAGAATGAAATCGTAAGTTAGAATAGGTCTTAGATTACCAATATGTACATAATTGTAAACAGTTGGACCGCAAACATAAATTTTAGTAATTTCTTTGCTCACTATTACTCCTTTAAAATGTTATCAATCTTTTCTTTCCATAAATTTACTATAAATAAATAGAAAATAGTAAAATTAAGTATATAGAAATTTTATATCAAGGAGATTTATTTTATGAAAATTGTAGTAGTTGGTGCAAACCACGCGGGAACATCTTTTTTAAGAACTCTTAAAACCGTGAATCCTAATGCTGAAGTTACAGCATACGACAGAAATACAAACACATCATTTTTAGGATGTGGTATTGCTATTTGAGTAGCAGGAACATGTAAAGATTCATCAGGTTTATTTTACTCATCACCTGAAATTTTAAAGAATGAATATGGTGTTAATTTACACATTGAACATGATGTTTTAAACATTGACAAAGATAAAAAAGAATTAACAATTAAAAATTTAAAAACAGGAGAAGTGTTTACTGATACATACGACAAACTTGTTTTTGCTGGTGGTACATGACCAATTCTTCCACCAATCAAAGGAGCAGATTTAAAAAACATTGTCTTATCAAAATTATTCCAACATGCAGAATACTTAGTTGAAAAAGCTAATGATGACAAAATTCAAAATGTTGTTGTTGTTGGTGCAGGATACATTGGTATTGAATTAGTAGAAGCATTCCACATGAAAGGTAAAAAAGTTACCTTAATTGATTTAAGTGACAGAGTTGTTGCAAATTACTTAGACAAAGAATTTACAGACAAAATGGAAGCCAACATGGTTAAAGATGGAATCACTTTAGCACTTGGTCAAAAATGTGTTGAATTTAAATCAGAAGACGGAGAACATGTATCAGAAGTTGTAACTGATAAAGGGTCTTACAAAGCTGATTTAGTAATTTTAAGTGTTGGATTTAAACCAAACACAGATGCTTTACCAGGAGTTGACAAATTACCTAACGGTGCAATTAAAGTTAATGAATATCAACAATCAATTAGCGACGAAAACATTTATGTATTAGGTGATTCAGCATCATTGAAACACTGTGTAACAAATGACTTTGGTCACGTTGCATTAGCAACAAATGCTGTTAAAACTGGTATTGTTGCGGCATTGAATTTAGCTGGATTAAAAGTTCCTTTCCCAGGTGTAGTTGGAACAAACTCAATTAATGTGTTTGGCTGCAAATACGCTTCAACAGGCTTTACTGAAGTAATGGCAAAAGCAAAAGGATTTGAAAATGCTGCCGCAATTTACTTTGAAGATAATGACAAATGTGAATTCGTTCCTGACTATGAAAAAGTAGGATTTAAAATTGTTTATGATACAAAAACATTAAGATTGTTAGGTGCTCAAGTGGGTTCATGAGGTTCAACAAACCACACAGAAGTTATGTACATGTTTGGTTTAGCTCTTCAAAAACAATTAACTTTACCAGAAATTGCTTTAACAGACGTGTTCTTCTTACCACACTTTAATAAACCATTTAACTTCTTCTTAATGCCAATTCTTAAAGCTTTAGGATTAAACTACAAAAAATAAAATTACAAAAGAAAAATAGTTGCTAGCAATAAGCAATTATTTTTTATTTTCTTGTGTTAAACTTTAATTCTAGAAGAATTATTAGTTAAGAAGCAAACGAGGAGAAAAATGAAAAAAATAATTTATTTTGCTGGGGGATGTTTTTGAGGCGTGGAAGCCTTTTTTAAGCTACAAAAAGGAGTTTTAGATACAACTGTTGGATATGCTAATTCAAATATTGAATTTCCTACATATCAAGATGTGTGTGAAGGTAGATCAACAGCAAGTGAAGCTGTAAAAGTCGCTTACGATAATGAAGAAACAACTTTATCAGAATTAATTAAAGCAATTTTCACAGTAGTTGATCCAACAGAATTAAATAAACAAGGACCTGATGAAGGCATCCAATATAGAAATGGTATCTATTTTATAGACAAAAAAGATGAAGTAGTAATTAAAGATACTTTAAATGAAATAGCCAAAAATTTTAAGAGTAAAATTGTAACAGAAGTGACAGAGTTGGACAATTTTTTTGCTGCAGAAGATTATCATCAAGATTATTTAGATAAAAATCCAAATGGTTATTGTCATATTGACTTAAAAATGAAAAAATAAATGCATTTTTTAGCTTTTAAGGTATAATGTGAAAAGTTATCTTTAAATTTTATAAATAATAGAAAGAGTATTTTATGAGGAAGAATTCAATCATGATTAACTGAATTTTCATGAATTTCATTTTTGGAAATTCTTCTTTTGCGTAAAACTCTAGTATTTTATTTGATTAAAAAACAGTAATAAAAGTGTTTGGAATACAAATCAAAGATGTACTAGACTTAGTACATCTTTTTTAGATAACTACTAAAATGAAAGGACTTCTATGAGTAAGAAAAAGTTCAATTTTAGAACCTTAGTATGACCTAAATATGCCTTATCTGCAGGTATTTTAGTTGCAGGTATTGGTGCTGCTTTAGGTGCATTATATGGTTATTCATTAAATTCAAATGAGAAAGTAGGAAGAAATAATCCCACAAAAGATTCAGAGTTGAAAAATGTTTTTGTTGGTAGTGATAAAGAAGCCAAAGGAAATTTTTTAACAGGTGATAAAAGTGGTGTGTTAGCTGAATATGATTTAGAAACAAATAAGGTAAAAGATAGAAATGGCAACATAGTTGATGTTGATACTTATTTAACTGATTATTACAAAAAAAATCGTAATCTGCCAATATTAAACATTAAGTACGGATCATTTAATTTCTTTAATGAATATATTGAAGCTGTATCCCCAGCTGAGTTCTTTAAATTTACTAGATGATTCATGACTAATGTTTCATGAGGACCAGAAATTATTACATTAAAATCATTTTCAATTGTTAAAGGTGTTGAACAAAATGGTAATTCTATTACTTTAGGTGCGCACGCTAATACAAATAAAGAATATACAACAATTACATTCTACCCTGATGCCTTCTTCGGTTCATTGCCAATTCATTCAGGAATAGGTGGTGCAGGAAATGGGCCTGATTCACTTGTCTACAAAGTTAATAAAAATTTACTTACCTATGATGGTATTTCAAGTTTCTTGAGTAAAGTTCCTCTTTATAATGGTTTAGCCAATGTAAGTTCACGTACATTGTCATTTTATTTTTTTAGAAATATAACAGATATAAGACAATTAGTTGGTCATAAAGTTTATGCTCTTAAAAAACCAAATTGAGAAAAAAACTTATTAGATTTAGCTGTTGATAATGTAGAAATTTCTAGATTTAAAAATAATAATCCATATTTATTGATTGTAAATGGCAATTCTTTAGAAGAAGCAAAAATTAACTTAAAAAACAAAATTAAAGAATATGAAGCAGTTGATGAATATGGTTTATTGAAAGATTTAGATCTAAATAGTTTAGAAGAAAAAACTATTACTTATGCATCAATTAATCCTAATGAGGCAGTGGATAGAAAAACTATTTTAGATAGATATTTAAATTTAGTGTTTGACGATGGTACGGAATACAAAGTATTTAAGTCATTTAAAGATATTGAATATAAACAAAACACTGGAGAAAATTTTGCAATTAGAAATGAAGAATTAGTTGAATCAATTAAAAAAGGATATAAAAAAGCTGAAAACGCATTATTAGATTTAGTCGCTGAATATGAAGATAAATTGGAAAAAATTGCTTCTAAATTTAATTTAGATGAAGCAAAATGACCAACATTTCATGCGGCTTATTTGAAATTTTTAGAAATAAATGATGAATTATCTAAAACTTTATATCCAGAAATTGCAAAAGTTGTTGAACAATTAGAAAAAATTAAAGTAGTTGAAGAAACAAAAGCTACCAAGGAAGAAGAAAAAAGTGAAAAAGACACTCAAGTAACAACTTTACAAACAAGAATTGATGAATTAGAAGCTAAAGATTCAAGAACTGATGAGGAAGAAACTGAGTTAACTGAAAAAAGAGAAGAAAAAGAAAATTTAGATCAAGAAATTGAAACATTAGTTACTGAAATTCAAGAACTAGAAACTCAACTCTCAGAATTCTCTCCTTCAAAAGAAGAACTAAATCAACAATTAACTAAATTGACAATTGAAAAAGACGAAAAATTAGGTAATTTATCAGAAACTATTGATCCATATATTGAAACAATTAGATATGATAAAGAAAAATTAGATGATCTTTTTAAATTATTGACTGAGGAATATGCTCTTATAAACGAAGATTTTGTTAAAAAATTGAAAACAGGCATTGAATTCAATGATGAAAATACTAAGTACAGAGAACAAGCAGAATTAGCAAATAAATTTAATGAATTAACTCACAATTATAACAATAAATTACAACTAATTGCTACACCTATTTTAGATGGAGCTGTTTTTAGACCAACCAATTTTGAAACAACAACATACTATTTAAATGATTTGGCTTATTTGCCAAACCAATTAATAGGTGTTGAATCACTACAAGAAATTTCAAAAAATGCTCAATTAAATTGAAGAGATTTTTATAACTTAAATGGTTTTCTTGATAGTAAAAATGATGAAACTAATCGTGAAGGTAAACAACTATATCTTTATGCAACCGATCTTCATTCATTAGAAGATGAATTTAATAAAAGTAATCCAAACACTGAATTTAAATTTGAATTTACCAAACTTCAAGAAGAATTAAAAAATATAGCAAAAGAATTGAATGAAATTGAGAGCAAAAGAAATGATCATGAACATCTAGCACTAAAAGTATCAGAAGAAAATCAAAATCCAAGTGTTTCAAACTATTTAAGTAAATATTTTGATGCTTCTAGAGAACAAGTTAGTTTACCTGAAAATTACAAATTATTAGGTTATGATGTTTTTTCTCAAAGAGAATCATCATTTAATTTCTTTATTGCTAAATCATATGAAAAAGGTAAAGAATATCTTGAATTAGCTTTAAATGGTAATCCAAATGCCGGTGATAATACTAAAGATAAAGAAGGATTTTTAGCGTACTTTAATAGAATTGCGCAACCAATTTTAAATGACACAGATAAGAAATCCGCTTTTGAAGAATTAAAAGCATTAGATAAAGAGAGAGTTGAACTAGGAAATAAACTAAGAGAAAATATTGACAATGTAACTCAAGATCAACAATTAGAAGTTTCTCTAGCTATTGCAAAATTTGCAGGAAAAGAAGCTATATTCAATGAAGCAGTAAAAGATCAAAATATTAATTACTCACAATTAACTGTTTTAGTTGAAATGAAAGAAGCTTTAGAAGAATCATTAAAATTGATGAACAAAATGATTGAAGAAAGAGAACAATATAAAGAAAAAAGTGCGCAATCATTTGCTCTTAGTTTGGATACACGTTTTGTAAACTTTAAAATTAATTTCTTGCTTAATTCGCCATCATTTACAGATGCAAATATTTTAGAAGCTTATCAAAAAGTAGTTGCTGAATATGAAAAAGAAAGAGCTTCAGTAATAGAAAGATATAAAGAAAATGTTGCACAAAAAGATATAGCATGATTTATGCAACGTGCTGAAGGAATCTTATTAAAAGTTAAATATGACAAATATAAATCAGTTTTTGCTGATGATGTAACAAGAACATCGCTTGAAACTACAAAAAACGGTTTAGAATCTGAAAAACCTAGTGCAGAAGAAAATAAAAACACTGCTCAAAGTGCTTTAACTACAGTGGCTGAAGAATTGAATAATGTATTAACTTCAAATAATTATGATGAAAATACAACGTTAGATGCTAAATTAGAAACACTTTATAATGATGAATTATCTAAAGTTACAGAAATTCTTGTTGAGTTAGATAAATTACATCAATCAGTTGAAGATAGTATTGATGTAAAAACTCTTTCAAACGAAATTAAAGAATTAGAAAATCAATATAAAGCAACAGAAGATGATCAAGAAAAAGAACGTATTTTTGGTCAAATAACATTAAAAATAACTGAATTAAACAATCTAAATAATCTTCAATTAGTTACAGTAACTAAAAACTTATTTAATAGTGGCGTAAAATCTGTTTTAGATAATTTAAAAGTTCAAAAAGATGCTAATTTAGGTTCATATGCTGATTTAATTAGTCTTAATGAAACAATTCTATCAACCTTAAATAATGAAACAGTTTTAAACACTTTAACTATTTTACGTAATATTAATCGTGAAAATACAACAGCAGTGGACAAAATTGTTGAATTCATTGATTTTATAGGTCCAAACACTGAATTAAATGAAAAATTGAATGAAGCAGAAGAATATACAACAACATTAAATACATACAATTTAGCAAAAACTACCTATAACGAAAACAAAGATAAATTAGAAGAAATTACAAAAGATTTAGCGACTGTAAATGAGGCTTTATCATTGCTTGATGAAGTTGAAGCAGATAATGCTTTAAATGAAATTCAACAAAAAGCTTCAACATCTAAAGCAACAGAAAACAAACTTTACAAAGAACTGAGAGATGCCAGAGTTGAAGAAACAATTATTTCTGCTACCCAACCCAAAGATGCTGAAGGTAAACCAGTTGATAATTTAAGATATGAATTAAATCAATTAATGACTTCATATAATGAAAATGATGAAATTATTTCAAAAGCTAAAAACTTATTAAAAGATTTATCTGACGAAAATAGCGCTATAAATCAAGCAAAAACAAAAATTCAAAGTGCTAAAGAAAAAGTAAATTTTGATGCCGAAGCTGAAGACTTTAAAGAAGAAGTAGACAATTTAACAGCTGCTGCCGAAGAATATCTTCCAAATATAAAACAAAAAACATTACTTAATAAATTTAAAGAAATTAATGCAAGTGATTCAGGTGCATTCTATGAAAAACTTCTAGAAGCTTTAAATATTGATGATGAAGATCAAAAAGATACAGCAAAAGAAGAACTTAAAAAATATGTTGAAAACCCCGATTCATTAATTCAATTAACTCAAGATGAAATTGATAAAGTAAAAAATGCAATTATTCAAATTAGTTCTAAGAAAGATCAATTATTTGAACACTATGAGGAAGTAAAAAAAGCTGAAGAAGATTATTTAAAACAATTAGAAACTTTATATAAAGAAGTTGTTTTAAAAGGATATGCTTTAATTTCAAAAGACCAGTTAAAAGATGCTGACTTAAAAGATTTAGTATTGCAATTAGATGTAAAAATTTCTGATTTAAAAGCGGAAATTTATTCATTAGAAGATAAAAAAGCAGAGTTAATTAAAATTGATGCTAAATATAATGATGTTGTAACCAAATTAGCTGAATTAGAGGCTAATTCAGAAATTCAAGATGCAGCAAATAAATATGCAGAAAGCTTTTTTGCATATGCTCAAAATGACTTAGTTATTGAAAACCACGCAGTTGACATTTTAAAAATGTTAGTTGGTAAAGCTTATGATAAACACTATAAAAATGTTGTTGAACCAGCAGAAGTTTTATTAGAAGAAATTAAAAATCTTGAAGAACGTTTAGAAGAAATTCAAGAAGAAAAACCTGATACATATGAAGAAGATGAAGAATATGTATCTAAAAGTGCTGAAAAAGAACAAAAAGAAGCAGAATTAGAACCAGTTCAAGAACTTTATAACAACTATTTTGAACCATTTGGTGAATTGTATGATGAAGCGGAAAGTTCATTAGGTCAAAGTTTAACATTAGAAGCTGAAGAAGATGAAGAAAATCAAAGTCAATATGATCAAGCTAACGAATTGTTAAACGCAGCCATTGAACAAGATGAAGCATACGGGCAAACATTAGATGCATTAAATACTTATATAAATGAATATACTGATTATGCTAAAAACTTAGATGGTAACTTTACTCTAAATAATTCTGTTATAGCTTCATATGAAGAAATTATTAAACAAGCTTTAGAAAACTTAATAAACATTAGAAATAATGAAATTCTTAAAAAAGCAAAACAACTTTCATTAGTTGATTCAACTAATTTAGGTGATGAATTAACTAATGAAAACCAATTAATAACTGCAGCAAGTCAAGTTGAATTAATCAACATTTTAACTAAAAAAGGTCTTTTAACTGCAACATCATCACTTGAAGATATTAATAAAGTAGTTCACAAAGTTGAATTAACTGACATTAAGAAAGAAGGCAAAAAACTTGTCTTTACTTTAAGAAAATTAAGATCATCAAATGAAAGAAGTTTTGATGGTGACTTCAGTCAATACTATGCTAAATTTAACGTTGATGCAACAACAGAAGATGATGGTGTTTTAAATGCATTGGATAGGGCATTCAAGTTAGTTGGATTTAAAAAAGTTGTAGTTCCTTCTTTATTAAAAGAAGAAGGAAATGTAAAGAATGTTGTAACAAACAAAACTGAAAAAGGTTATTCACTTTACAATGATGCTTATCAAGGGTTATTAGATACTTTAATTAAAAGAGTTCCTTACGCAGCAGAGTGATTAAACGGAGAACATATTGTTACTAAAATAAATGATGAGGGTGAAACTGTTTACTCAATTGAAAATGGACCATATTTAGGCTTTACTCGTGATACACGTATTGGTTTATGAGCAATTCTTAAAATGAGTGATCCAAATTTCAAAGGTGTACCAATTGACTTTTTAAAATTTGTTGCAGCTCATGAATATGGACACCACTTTACTTTAAATGCTGCTTCTGACTTAGGAAATAAAGCGGATGAAGCATTATTCATTAGTGCCTTATTGCCTGGCGCATCACCAAATATTAATAACTATTACAACAAGTTAAATTTTGATCTTTATTTAAAAGCTAGAACCAATCTTGAATTGAATAGTGATCGTTTATTAGAGGGAGAATTTATTGAGAAAAATTATGGAGAATATCCATTATTCAAATTACCTTCTATAAATGCAAGCGGTGAATTAGAATACAAGGCTGAAACAGAAGAAGAAATTTGAGGAACCCAACTTTCAGAAAACAACATTATTAAAGCAATGTTGAACAATAAACGTCGTTTCTTACAAAACTTTGATGGATTAAAAAATGCAGCCAAAGCAAGAAGAGAAGAAAACAATTTAACTGGAGAAAATGAAAAATTATTAAAAACTTCAGACTTATGAATTATGAATTCTCTTGATCATTTTTCAGGTACTTTAAACCCAACAGTAACTAATGGTATTGCGAAATACCTTGTAAAACAAGAAGATGGATCATATCTATTTACTCCTGGTAGTTTAAACATCTTAAAAGGCATTTTAAAAGATGGCCAAGGAAATGATATTCAATTTGAAGAAGTTAATGGAAATGTTGTTCCAAAAATTGTTGATGGTGAAAGAAATGAAGAGGGTAAATACATCTTAATTAGAGAAGTATTAGTTAAAAATGCTGACGGAACAGGAATTGTTAATATTCCATTAAATGTTAAGTTTGGTGATCCAAATGATCCATTGTATGATGCAAATTCTGTAACTTATGTAAATGATGAAATTGATAAAGTTGCAAAAACTATTAATTCATTGATAGTTCAAAGATATGACATCAATGGATGAGATACTCCAACAACTGATTTAACAGTTACTCCTAAACTAGTATTAGATTGACCACAAGTTAGAGATATTTTCTTTAGTAATGATACTAGTGCAAATGGTAAACAAGCTTTTAATTCATACCGTGACATGATTTTAGGAAGAGATCCAGAACAAGGAGCAAGATCTTCATTACCAATTACTAGTTACAATTTAGACGGAAGCATAAATAGTAATGAAACAGCAAGATTACGTAATTTCCGTTTAACTACTTCACAATTCTATGTAAACCCTGGTGATTATGACGAAGCTCAAATTCCAAACGAAATGGCAAGGGCTTTAACTGCTATGTGATCAACACGTACCTTTACATCTATATCAAATGGTGGTAGAGGATATGTATCATTCTTAGATAGAGATCATCAATATATTGTTAATGCGAAAGCAAGTAATCTTGAAAAAGTTATTGCATTTGATGGTTGATCTCAAGAAGTTCTTGATTTCTTTGGACTTAAAAATGCTCTTAAAAACTTAAGTGGAATTCAAGCTGACAACATTGGAATTAGAGCAGAATCATTATTCCAAACTTTAAAAGAAGATGGCACTTTAGTTGATAGGGATAGTAATTTCAGTGGTGAAATTCCAAACTGAGAACAAACTAAAACTCTTAAAATTAATACAAGAGCGTTAGGTTCAACATTTGAAAATGATTTATTTGGTCTATATGGAAATGATAAAAATGGTAAAGGAGCAGAATTAACATTTGATGAATATGCTGACTTCTTTGAATTTACTTCATTAGATCTTAAAAAAGCAAGATTAGATAAAGAACACAGAGTTGTAAATTGAGATATCGATTATGCTAAAACAAAAGTTTCTGATTTTGAAGCTTTTAAACAAGCATTAAAAGTAGCAGTTGAAAAAACACCAAGTCTTTCAGCTGAAGAAGTGCAACATTATTTAAGTATTGCCAATTCAGCCGATGAACAAGTTG
This Mycoplasmopsis columbina DNA region includes the following protein-coding sequences:
- a CDS encoding PDxFFG protein, whose product is MSKKKFNFRTLVWPKYALSAGILVAGIGAALGALYGYSLNSNEKVGRNNPTKDSELKNVFVGSDKEAKGNFLTGDKSGVLAEYDLETNKVKDRNGNIVDVDTYLTDYYKKNRNLPILNIKYGSFNFFNEYIEAVSPAEFFKFTRWFMTNVSWGPEIITLKSFSIVKGVEQNGNSITLGAHANTNKEYTTITFYPDAFFGSLPIHSGIGGAGNGPDSLVYKVNKNLLTYDGISSFLSKVPLYNGLANVSSRTLSFYFFRNITDIRQLVGHKVYALKKPNWEKNLLDLAVDNVEISRFKNNNPYLLIVNGNSLEEAKINLKNKIKEYEAVDEYGLLKDLDLNSLEEKTITYASINPNEAVDRKTILDRYLNLVFDDGTEYKVFKSFKDIEYKQNTGENFAIRNEELVESIKKGYKKAENALLDLVAEYEDKLEKIASKFNLDEAKWPTFHAAYLKFLEINDELSKTLYPEIAKVVEQLEKIKVVEETKATKEEEKSEKDTQVTTLQTRIDELEAKDSRTDEEETELTEKREEKENLDQEIETLVTEIQELETQLSEFSPSKEELNQQLTKLTIEKDEKLGNLSETIDPYIETIRYDKEKLDDLFKLLTEEYALINEDFVKKLKTGIEFNDENTKYREQAELANKFNELTHNYNNKLQLIATPILDGAVFRPTNFETTTYYLNDLAYLPNQLIGVESLQEISKNAQLNWRDFYNLNGFLDSKNDETNREGKQLYLYATDLHSLEDEFNKSNPNTEFKFEFTKLQEELKNIAKELNEIESKRNDHEHLALKVSEENQNPSVSNYLSKYFDASREQVSLPENYKLLGYDVFSQRESSFNFFIAKSYEKGKEYLELALNGNPNAGDNTKDKEGFLAYFNRIAQPILNDTDKKSAFEELKALDKERVELGNKLRENIDNVTQDQQLEVSLAIAKFAGKEAIFNEAVKDQNINYSQLTVLVEMKEALEESLKLMNKMIEEREQYKEKSAQSFALSLDTRFVNFKINFLLNSPSFTDANILEAYQKVVAEYEKERASVIERYKENVAQKDIAWFMQRAEGILLKVKYDKYKSVFADDVTRTSLETTKNGLESEKPSAEENKNTAQSALTTVAEELNNVLTSNNYDENTTLDAKLETLYNDELSKVTEILVELDKLHQSVEDSIDVKTLSNEIKELENQYKATEDDQEKERIFGQITLKITELNNLNNLQLVTVTKNLFNSGVKSVLDNLKVQKDANLGSYADLISLNETILSTLNNETVLNTLTILRNINRENTTAVDKIVEFIDFIGPNTELNEKLNEAEEYTTTLNTYNLAKTTYNENKDKLEEITKDLATVNEALSLLDEVEADNALNEIQQKASTSKATENKLYKELRDARVEETIISATQPKDAEGKPVDNLRYELNQLMTSYNENDEIISKAKNLLKDLSDENSAINQAKTKIQSAKEKVNFDAEAEDFKEEVDNLTAAAEEYLPNIKQKTLLNKFKEINASDSGAFYEKLLEALNIDDEDQKDTAKEELKKYVENPDSLIQLTQDEIDKVKNAIIQISSKKDQLFEHYEEVKKAEEDYLKQLETLYKEVVLKGYALISKDQLKDADLKDLVLQLDVKISDLKAEIYSLEDKKAELIKIDAKYNDVVTKLAELEANSEIQDAANKYAESFFAYAQNDLVIENHAVDILKMLVGKAYDKHYKNVVEPAEVLLEEIKNLEERLEEIQEEKPDTYEEDEEYVSKSAEKEQKEAELEPVQELYNNYFEPFGELYDEAESSLGQSLTLEAEEDEENQSQYDQANELLNAAIEQDEAYGQTLDALNTYINEYTDYAKNLDGNFTLNNSVIASYEEIIKQALENLINIRNNEILKKAKQLSLVDSTNLGDELTNENQLITAASQVELINILTKKGLLTATSSLEDINKVVHKVELTDIKKEGKKLVFTLRKLRSSNERSFDGDFSQYYAKFNVDATTEDDGVLNALDRAFKLVGFKKVVVPSLLKEEGNVKNVVTNKTEKGYSLYNDAYQGLLDTLIKRVPYAAEWLNGEHIVTKINDEGETVYSIENGPYLGFTRDTRIGLWAILKMSDPNFKGVPIDFLKFVAAHEYGHHFTLNAASDLGNKADEALFISALLPGASPNINNYYNKLNFDLYLKARTNLELNSDRLLEGEFIEKNYGEYPLFKLPSINASGELEYKAETEEEIWGTQLSENNIIKAMLNNKRRFLQNFDGLKNAAKARREENNLTGENEKLLKTSDLWIMNSLDHFSGTLNPTVTNGIAKYLVKQEDGSYLFTPGSLNILKGILKDGQGNDIQFEEVNGNVVPKIVDGERNEEGKYILIREVLVKNADGTGIVNIPLNVKFGDPNDPLYDANSVTYVNDEIDKVAKTINSLIVQRYDINGWDTPTTDLTVTPKLVLDWPQVRDIFFSNDTSANGKQAFNSYRDMILGRDPEQGARSSLPITSYNLDGSINSNETARLRNFRLTTSQFYVNPGDYDEAQIPNEMARALTAMWSTRTFTSISNGGRGYVSFLDRDHQYIVNAKASNLEKVIAFDGWSQEVLDFFGLKNALKNLSGIQADNIGIRAESLFQTLKEDGTLVDRDSNFSGEIPNWEQTKTLKINTRALGSTFENDLFGLYGNDKNGKGAELTFDEYADFFEFTSLDLKKARLDKEHRVVNWDIDYAKTKVSDFEAFKQALKVAVEKTPSLSAEEVQHYLSIANSADEQVVANEIIKRFSESKLALFTSHISIQDIVDNNELAWFLDQTYGYGLYKVNGLNLIQPNPEKWEFDLETYLQTYRDLSSEMSVTVGNTTLKPTLAQFSMYDAMIFNGEVQTYTTMSDISAIFNRLSFANLYATVGTGAFKTSRPSEDVVSYYGSKTDRRFNEKFSDYTFSWSEIINRDNLQITYSPSRAEFGNLPSYLKGLSESTTGLEYVVDGTPTQKWKDALISYDTGERRGSIKRSINEYEQNLDQEARDKARNLDLKYNPAVFVDEQDFNDAFNYNNNYFGEFRSINNGWFKDRWYRDILDFKLYDDKGVAIEDDTIRITDLKGEKVTNRPKAFWEFYIQAQGVGKRNLSTIWRNTDKDAVAFFGYLTSDIADKAKYLAFKDLESGEIETIELIKENTNNMFYYKSQSLDNEGNVEAKHTLKDEEYNFEDLNGQHNGKGFVSWVTDYAVVSKYRNKLLTPGKQYYVYFASDKKGTKALELELGNVESVSENGKTFKQAPVTIHKASKDEFDGKYYNKAIATIKDQFNGAI
- the msrA gene encoding peptide-methionine (S)-S-oxide reductase MsrA; translation: MKKIIYFAGGCFWGVEAFFKLQKGVLDTTVGYANSNIEFPTYQDVCEGRSTASEAVKVAYDNEETTLSELIKAIFTVVDPTELNKQGPDEGIQYRNGIYFIDKKDEVVIKDTLNEIAKNFKSKIVTEVTELDNFFAAEDYHQDYLDKNPNGYCHIDLKMKK
- a CDS encoding FAD-dependent oxidoreductase, yielding MKIVVVGANHAGTSFLRTLKTVNPNAEVTAYDRNTNTSFLGCGIAIWVAGTCKDSSGLFYSSPEILKNEYGVNLHIEHDVLNIDKDKKELTIKNLKTGEVFTDTYDKLVFAGGTWPILPPIKGADLKNIVLSKLFQHAEYLVEKANDDKIQNVVVVGAGYIGIELVEAFHMKGKKVTLIDLSDRVVANYLDKEFTDKMEANMVKDGITLALGQKCVEFKSEDGEHVSEVVTDKGSYKADLVILSVGFKPNTDALPGVDKLPNGAIKVNEYQQSISDENIYVLGDSASLKHCVTNDFGHVALATNAVKTGIVAALNLAGLKVPFPGVVGTNSINVFGCKYASTGFTEVMAKAKGFENAAAIYFEDNDKCEFVPDYEKVGFKIVYDTKTLRLLGAQVGSWGSTNHTEVMYMFGLALQKQLTLPEIALTDVFFLPHFNKPFNFFLMPILKALGLNYKK